The proteins below are encoded in one region of Aspergillus nidulans FGSC A4 chromosome III:
- a CDS encoding 4F5 domain protein (transcript_id=CADANIAT00006120): protein MTRGNQRDRDRERQRKKAESEKKANTLSGTAFARKKEEDAAKMRAKQAAADAKKAAAALAAAGKKK from the exons ATGACCCGCGGAAACCAACGAGACCGAGACCGCGAAAGGCAGCgcaagaaggccgagagCGAG AAAAAGGCCAATACTCTATCCGGAACGGCATTTGCGCgtaagaaggaagaagacgctGCAAAGATGCGAGCGAAGCAGGCAGCAG CCGATGCGAAGAAAGCTGCTGCCGCTCTTGCTGCGGCAGGGAAGAAAAAATGA
- a CDS encoding uncharacterized protein (transcript_id=CADANIAT00006121) produces the protein MSVARRAGPIKSRSPFVLTPKSFLVFLPLTGLPKLQNGLQGLLPCLFSSDTFGILETTIVRRRAPSAANSAPTVTNGSRQGASGAPLDKPAYPHSAPETGYLRPDTFLRTLVPGKSPKIDIVAIHGLNPKNKERHAERTWELNGKIWLRDFLPSQLPQARIMIYGYNSNVSIQSSSAGVREQAQNLLNRLWLERQSWWYSGQGAFFGTPHRGSQLAKLGETVAKAVRAFLRTPNNTFINALKENDLYANELSANFSQLLEDYKYINFYETLPLRSLGIIVEKKSATLGLPDSREITVALLGDHESICRFASEEDDNYKHVSGLITRFAAIAMRECEEASLFGELGTESTLAGLSLVDQLGSRTCMIPFPRNQAFVGRASILEQVKSQILPIGTTSRLVLFGLGGVGTRKSHIAIEFAHQIYTELQASVFWVSASSIDRFREGYSAIFDEHISDSDVKCDKAVRVKEWLEKEHDEWVLIIDNADETSLFEPSKHGKQSESQSILEFIPESQRGVILVTTRNRAAGVKFTKGAAKALIEVKPMTSEEAKLLIKSNVTEQILEEDELDRLSEILGHLPLAIVQAAAFMQENSMSVSEYIELYNDSEETSMDLLCEPFETLGRDTGVPNAVATTLIVSLDQIKERDPKAVEILQLIPFLDRNEVPKSLVQHRIKRPLELTKALGTLKAFSLIVPTNGKGDFSFHRLVQLVLRKWLILESLYEEKSVHAMELLDELYPDATFENWGTCAAYLPHAQSVLSLVSEAHDESRKKRIHLQEGIAYYLWSQGYYQEAEKLDALIVEEKKREFGPEHPETLESMTGLAATYHDQARWAEAEQLDSFVLEARRKMLGSSDRLTLTTMANLATTYVSQDRMQEAESLRREVYETSKSEFGEEDEDTIIAMTNLGTLYIDLGKVEEAAGLIQRALAWRTKSQGPEHKDTLVCSSTLAKVYKAQGKLEEAEELALQCLTVSEAVLGPQHPETWIRKTIVADIYLERGKLDMAEEQFVQMIEKMEQEKAPRYDILEKILRLAGVYRAKGDEKMVVKLEGEALDGSIQELGPDHPFTMRCLYFVAVTHKQYGRDAEAIRLMTLATHREEKVLGPYHDSTLESFHMLREWCGDDVAIQKLLEIDERGESKPSGWRGRSTVGES, from the exons ATGTCCGTTGCCCGCCGGGCAG GGCCCATAAAGAGCCGCTCTCCATTTGTTTTGACGCCGAAGAGTTTCCTTGTGTTTCTTCCTTTGACCGGGCTCCCAAAGCTGCAGAACGGGCTTCAAGGATTGCTGCCTTGCCTGTTCAGCTCCGA TACTTTTGGCATATTGGAGACTACAATTGTTCGTCGTCGTGCGCCTAGCGCCGCCAACTCAGCGCCAACAGTTACTAATGGCTCGCGGCAAGGCGCTTCAGGTGCCCCGCTGGACAAACCAGCCTATCCTCATAGCGCGCCCGAG ACTGGCTACTTGCGGCCGGACACATTCTTGCGCACGCTTGTGCCTGGGAAGAGCCCTAAGATTGA TATCGTTGCCATTCATGGCCTTAATcccaagaacaaggagcGCCATGCTGAGAGGACGTGGGAGTTGAACGGAAAGATATGGCTGAGAGACTTTCTCCCCAGTCAGCTACCCCAAGCGAGGATAATGATCTATGGCTATAATTCCAATGTCAGCATTcagtcttcttctgccgggGTACGCGAGCAAGCACAGAACTTGCTGAATAGGCTGTGGCTCGAAAGACAA TCTTGGTGGTATAGTGGTCAAGGAG CCTTTTTTGGCACTCCACATCGTGGCAGTCAGTTGGCAAAGCTTGGGGAGACAGTTGCGAAGGCTGTGAGGGCATTTCTTAGAACCCCAAACAACACCTTCATCAATGCCTTGAAAGAGAATGATCTATACGCCAATGAGCTCTCGGCGAACTTCAGTCAGTTGTTGGAGGATTACAAGTACATAAACTTCTACGAAACTCTACCTTTGAGAAGCCTCGGAATC ATTGTAGAGAAAAAGTCAGCAACACTCGGTTTGCCTGACTCGCGAGAAATAACGGTTGCCTTGCTTGGAGACCACGAAAGTATTTGCCGGTTCGCaagcgaagaggacgatAATTACAAACACGTCTCTGGGCTCATTACTAGGTTTGCTGCCATAGCAATGAGGGAGTGCGAGGAGGCATCACTCTTTGGAGAATTGGGTACAGAATCGACTCTGGCCGGATTGAGTCTGGTTGACCAGTTGGGTTCCAGAACAT GCATGATTCCATTCCCGCGGAATCAAGCGTTCGTGGGCAGGGCTTCTATCCTTGAACAAGTCAAGAGTCAAATCTTGCCTATTGGAACAACTTCTCGACTGGTGCTGTTTGGCCTCGGGGGTGTAGG GACCAGAAAATCGCATATCGCAATCGAATTTGCCCACCAAATCTATACAGAGCTCCAAGCGTCAGTATTTTGGGTCAGTGCAAGCAGCATTGATCGCTTTCGTGAAGGGTACAGTGCGATCTTCGACGAACACATCTCAGACTCGGACGTAAAATGCGACAAAGCCGTTCGCGTCAAAGAATGGCTTGAGAAGGAACATGATGAATGGGTGTTGATCATTGACAATGCCGACGAAACATCTTTGTTCGAGCCTTCCAAGCACGGTAAACAAAGCGAGAGCCAGTCAATCCTGGAATTTATCCCCGAGTCTCAACGCGGTGTTATTCTCGTCACAACGCGAAATCGAGCAGCGGGCGTGAAGTTTACGAAGGGAGCAGCTAAGGCTTTGATTGAAGTCAAGCCGATGACTAGCGAGGAAGCaaagctcctcatcaagagCAATGTCACAGAGCAGATccttgaagaggatgaactGGACAGGCTCTCCGAAATCTTAGGCCATCTGCCACTGGCGATCGTCCAAGCCGCCGCTTTCATGCAAGAAAACTCCATGAGCGTCAGCGAATACATCGAGCTGTACAACGACAGCGAAGAAACAAGCATGGATCTTCTCTGCGAGCCGTTTGAAACACTAGGGAGAGATACCGGCGTTCCCAATGCCGTTGCTACAACGCTGATCGTCTCCCTTGACCAAATCAAAGAGCGGGATCCCAAGGCTGTTGAAATACTACAGCTTATACCATTTCTAGACAGAAATGAGGTTCCTAAGAGCTTGGTCCAGCATAGGATAAAACGCCCGTTGGAGCTAACGAAGGCGCTTGGAACCCTAAAGGCGTTTTCTCTGATTGTTCCGACAAATGGTAAGGGAGActtctctttccatcgccTGGTACAGTTGGTGCTGCGGAAATGGCTTATTCTGGAGAGCCTCTATGAAGAGAAATCTGTTCATGCCAtggagcttctggatgaGTTGTATCCTGATGCGACATTCGAGAACTGGGGTACTTGTGCGGCGTACCTGCCACATGCTCAATCGGTTCTATCCCTCGTTTCCGAAGCTCATGATGAAAGTAGGAAAAAGAGAATCCATCTTCAGGAGGGTATCGCCTATTACCTTTGGTCTCAAGGATACTACCAAGAAGCCGAAAAGCTGGATGCCCTGATCGTCGAGGAGAAAAAGCGGGAGTTTGGACCAGAGCATCCCGAAACCCTGGAAAGTATGACTGGTCTGGCGGCAACGTACCATGATCAAGCCAGATGGGCGGAAGCTGAGCAGCTGGATTCGTTTGTACTTGAAGCgagaaggaaaatgctggGCTCCAGTGATCGCCTCACGCTGACCACGATGGCTAATCTTGCAACGACATATGTGTCTCAGGACCGAATGCAGGAGGCTGAGTCCCTTAGACGGGAGGTCTATGAGACCTCGAAATCAGAgtttggcgaagaggatgaggacaCAATTATCGCGATGACCAACTTAGGGACACTCTACATCGATCTGGGGAAAGTGGAGGAGGCAGCTGGCTTGATACAGCGTGCCCTAGCTTGGAGAACGAAAAGCCAAGGTCCTGAGCATAAGGACACCTTAGTCTGCTCCAGCACTCTTGCTAAGGTCTACAAAGCGCAAGGCAAATtggaagaagccgaagaactGGCCCTTCAGTGCTTGACGGTATCCGAAGCTGTCTTAGGCCCACAGCATCCAGAGACGTGGATCAGAAAAACGATAGTAGCTGATATCTACTTGGAACGAGGAAAGCTAGAcatggctgaagagcaatTTGTGCAGATGATCGAAAAGATGGAGCAGGAAAAGGCCCCTCGCTACGATATCTTAGAGAAAATATTACGCCTTGCGGGCGTCTATCGGGCCAAAGGTGACGAAAAGATGGTCGTGAAACTGGAAGGCGAAGCACTTGATGGGAGCATTCAAGAGCTGGGACCTGATCACCCGTTTACCATGCGATGTCTCTATTTTGTTGCGGTCACTCACAAGCAATACGGGAGAGATGCCGAAGCGATCCGGCTAATGACTCTTGCGACCCATAGAGAGGAGAAAGTTTTGGGGCCTTATCATGATAGTACTCTTGAGTCCTTCCATATGCTGAGGGAGTGGTGTGGTGATGATGTGGCCATACAGAAGCTGCTAGAAATTGACGAAAGAGGGGAGAGCAAACCGAGCGGCTGGAGAGGCAGGTCTACAGTGGGAGAGAGCTGA
- a CDS encoding uncharacterized protein (transcript_id=CADANIAT00006122), with protein sequence MASLKESLAGPGYVILNAVRVMNIIVFLDIIAAHVVMLVKINLLTSFFFFEAVAHAIAIGVSSTVFLLVSELPFFRSYFDRHWPSLGEDSGFLSLAFAMLILGIGALGDLNTPATSQEELGLTFWRIVISAGILALVVSVLNVAANFAFADRDIGVSARHVRVYGAVAPQKVASRTGSQRSFQLSYKREETLPSYNSSSPVRRVSTASISRFPVKISPPLNPMPMPMSVPTNSNYAPSSKYSRDSSGVTIPDLAHHPAMQQSAHV encoded by the exons ATGGCGTCGTTGAAAGAGTCCCTCGCTGGGCCGGGATACGTGATTCTCAACGCTGTGCGGGTCATGAAcatcatcgtctttctcgatatcatcgcGGCCCATGTGGTTATGCTAGTCAAAATCAACCTCTtgaccagcttcttcttctttgaagCTGTTGCGCACGCTATAGCAATTGGCGTTTCTA GCACAGTCTTTCTCCTAGTCTCAGAGCTCCCGTTTTTCCGCAGTTACTTTGACCGCCACTGGCCATCCCTGGGCGAAGACTCCGGTTTTCTCTCGTTAGCCTTCGCAATGCTGATACTGGGGATTGGAGCATTGGGGGACCTAAATACACCGGCAACGAGCCAGGAGGAATTGGGCCTCACATTCTGGCGGATCGTCATCTCGGCTGGGATCCTAGCCCTCGTTGTCAGCGTGCTCAATGTGGCTGCG AACTTCGCCTTTGCAGACCGCGATATCGGCGTCAGCGCACGCCACGTCCGCGTCTACGGAGCCGTCGCGCCGCAGAAAGTTGCCTCTCGCACAGGCAGCCAGCGCTCATTCCAGCTCAGCTACAAGCGTGAAGAGACGCTGCCTTCGTACAACTCGTCAAGTCCTGTCCGACGCGTCTCAACGGCGAGCATTTCCCGGTTCCCCGTCAAAATCTCTCCGCCGCTGAATCCGATGCCGATGCCTATGTCGGTGCCTACAAATTCGAACTACGCCCCGTCGTCTAAGTACTCGCGGGACTCGTCCGGTGTCACTATTCCGGATCTTGCGCATCATCCAGCCATGCAACAGTCTGCTCATGTTTGA
- a CDS encoding uncharacterized protein (transcript_id=CADANIAT00006123) has protein sequence MAPTKPYFGFTGGWLTFWVSLACATDMTLFGYDQGVFSERLGRKNAILLGCTIMAIGTVLKASSYNLAQMFVGRSVLERFVPDICIGNGISAATAPVWQTETAQAKWRGKLVILYYQSPKWLLFHGRDDEALEALSCIEAVPPDDPYIKIQYDEFKYSIAYERRTRCHGETSYATKQTTQRLSVDS, from the exons ATGGCGCCGACGAAGCCCTACTTTGGGTTTACTGGAGGGTGGCTCACATTCTGGGTCTCT TTGGCTTGCGCAACTGATATGACGTTGTTCGGATATGACCAAGGTGTCTTCA GCGAGAGACTAGGGCGCAAGAACGCCATCCTTCTTGGGTGTACAATCATGGCTATCGGGACTGTTCTCAAGGCGTCATCCTACAATCTGGCCCAGATGTTCGTGGGCCGGAGTGTCCTAGAGCGATTTGTTCCAGACATTTG CATCGGAAACGGCATCAGTGCTGCCACAGCGCCAGTCTGGCAAACAGAGACCGCCCAAGCAAAGTGGCGAGGAAAGCTGGTTATTCTCTA TTACCAGTCTCCAAA GTGGCTTCTATTCCATGGCCGCGACGACGAAGCCCTCGAGGCTCTTTCTTGTATCGAGGCTGTGCCCCCCGATGACCCTTACATCAAGATCCAATATGACGAATTCAAATACAGCATTGCATACGAACGCAGAACGCGATGCCATGGCGAGACCTCTTACGCAACAAAGCAGACAACACAAAGACTCTCCGTCGACTCCTAG
- a CDS encoding L-arabinitol 4-dehydrogenase-like protein ladB (transcript_id=CADANIAT00006124): protein MEILQKKPKNIAIHTSPVHDLRVVDCEIPRLAPDGCLIHVRATGICGSDVHFWKHGRIGPMVVTGDNGLGHESAGVVLQVGDAVTRFKPGKYHACPDVVFFSTPPHHGTLRRYHAHPEAWLHRLPDHVSFEEGALLEPLTVALAGIDRSGLRLADPLVICGAGPIGLVTLLAANAAGAAPIVITDIDSNRLAKAKELVPRVQPVLVQKQESPQELAGRIVQRLGQEARLVLECTGVESSVHAGIYATRFGGTVFVIRVGKDFQNIPFMHMSAKEIDLRFQYRYHDIYPKAISLVNAGLVDLKPLVSHRYKLEDGLEAFATASNTAAKAIKLGTSSREPYSGICPKDEVVPTVLTKPGTRFLRDCTTHIALHGSSPSSNVYGKPGIECLRRSAEHTREQQWTLQFDGCSSLASSGSGERLGQARPEPV from the exons ATGGAGATCCTTcaaaagaagcccaagaatATCGCCATCCATACAAGTCCCGTCCACGATCTCCGGGTGGTCGACTGTGAGATCCCCCGGCTTGCTCCCGACGGGTGCCTGATCCATGTCCGTGCAACTGGTATCTGCGGCTCAGACGTGCATTTCTGGAAACATGGCCGTATTGGCCCTATGGTCGTGACGGGGGATAATGGCCTGGGGCACGAGAGTGCCGGAGTCGTCCTGCAGGTGGGCGACGCGGTCACCCGATTTAAGCCTG GCAAGTACCACGCCTGCCCAGacgtcgtcttcttttcgACGCCTCCCCACCACGGCACTCTGCGACGGTACCACGCCCACCCAGAGGCCTGGCTGCATCGTCTCCCCGACCACGTCTCCTTTGAAGAGGGCGCCCTTCTCGAGCCGCTAACGGTTGCCCTGGCTGGCATTGACCGGTCCGGGCTGCGTCTGGCCGACCCGCTGGTCATCTGTGGTGCCGGGCCAATCGGCCTCGTCACCCTCCTGGCGGCCAATGCAGCCGGGGCAGCACCAATTGTCATCACCGATATCGACAGCAACCGTCTCGCCAAGGCCAAAGAGCTCGTGCCGCGCGTGCAGCCGGTGCTGGTCCAGAAACAGGAGTCTCCACAAGAGCTGGCTGGGCGTATCGTCCAGCGGCTCGGACAGGAGGCGCGACTGGTTCTTGAATGCACTGGGGTGGAGAGCAGTGTTCATGCAGGGATCTAT GCAACCCGGTTCGGAGGCACGGTGTTCGTCATCCGCGTCGGCAAGGacttccagaatatcccCTTCATGCACATGTCGGCCAAGGAGATCGACCTGCGGTTCCAGTACCGCTATCATGACATCTACCCCAAGGCAATCAGCCTGGTCAACGCGGGGCTCGTCGACCTGAAGCCGTTAGTGTCTCACCGATACAAGCTGGAGGACGGCCTTGAAGCGTTTGCTACCGCAAGCAATACAgctgccaaggccatcaAG TTAGGCACTAGCTCTAGGGAGC CATATTCCGGCATCTGCCCCAAGGATGAGGTCGTGCCTACCGTTTTGACCAAGCCTGGGACTCGTTTCCTTAGAGACTGCACAACGCACATTGCGCTTCACGGTTCGTCCCCATCTTCAAACGTCTATGGCAAACCCGGAATTGAATGTTTACGGAGAAGTGCCGAGCATACAAGAGAACAGCAGTGGACCTTGCAATTCGACGGCTGTTCCTCTTTGGCTTCAAGTGGATCAGGGGAACGACTAGGACAGGCCAGACCAGAGCCAGTATAG